The sequence below is a genomic window from Pseudostreptobacillus hongkongensis.
GATTTTAATTCTACCTTTTCAACATTTTTTAAATCCTCAAAATATTCATATTCTAAATTCAATTCTTCTGCTGATGCTCCCACTCTTGTACTTACTACATTTCCTATTTTAAGAACATTATTTTCATAACTATATGATCCAAAATAGTTATTTACAACACTTTTACCATAAACTTCACTATCTTTAAATTCTATATCAACATCATATTTTGAATAAGGTGATGAAACTAATTTATACTTCTTATTTTCAAGTCTAGACATATTTTCAAAAATCAACTTACTTCCATCATTTGATTCAAGTATAAGATCATCATTTTCAAAATATACTTTATTTAAATTTCCGATATGTTTTATAAATTTATCTTCAATTTTTTGTGCCTCTTTGTCTCCTAACATTAAAGTAGATGAATAATTTGATAATACTAACTTACCATTTTTAAAACCATAATTTCCAAAATAGTTGTTAACACCTGAAAAACCACTAAATTCTCCATCATTTGAAAAATTCAAACTAATATTATATTTCATATATTCTTGATTTTTAAGTTTAAAACTTTGACCAATTAAATCATTTTCTTTCAAAGCTATTTGGGTAATATTTTTGTCATTTTTACTTTCTTTATACACATTATACATATTACAA
It includes:
- a CDS encoding META domain-containing protein, which produces MKIKLLVILAIFSIVSCNMYNVYKESKNDKNITQIALKENDLIGQSFKLKNQEYMKYNISLNFSNDGEFSGFSGVNNYFGNYGFKNGKLVLSNYSSTLMLGDKEAQKIEDKFIKHIGNLNKVYFENDDLILESNDGSKLIFENMSRLENKKYKLVSSPYSKYDVDIEFKDSEVYGKSVVNNYFGSYSYENNVLKIGNVVSTRVGASAEELNLEYEYFEDLKNVEKVELKSNELNLIMKDGKILKFIEIEN